A single genomic interval of Rhinopithecus roxellana isolate Shanxi Qingling chromosome 11, ASM756505v1, whole genome shotgun sequence harbors:
- the ZSWIM8 gene encoding zinc finger SWIM domain-containing protein 8 isoform X8, translated as MELMFAEWEDGERFSFEDSDRFEEDSLCSFISEAESLCQNWRGWRKQSAGPNSPTGGGGGGGSGGTRMRDGLVIPLVELSAKQVAFHIPFEVVEKVYPPVPEQLQLRIAFWSFPENEEDIRLYSCLANGSADEFQRGDQLFRMRAVKDPLQIGFHLSATVVPPQMVPPKGAYNVAVMFDRCRVTSCSCTCGAGAKWCTHVVALCLFRIHNASAVCLRAPVSESLSRLQRDQLQKFAQYLISELPQQILPTAQRLLDELLSSQSTAINTVCGAPDPTAGPSASDQSTWYLDESTLTDNIKKTLHKFCGPSPVVFSDVNSMYLSSTEPPAAAEWACLLRPLRGREPEGVWNLLSIVREMFKRRDSNAAPLLEILTDQCLTYEQITGWWYSVRTSASHSSASGHTGRSNGQSEVAAHACASMCDEMVTLWRLAVLDPALSPQRRRELCMQLRQWQLKVIENVKRGQHKKTLERLFPGFRPAVEACYFNWEEAYPLPGVTYSGTDRKLALCWARALPSRPGASRSGGLEESRDRPRPLPAEPAVRPKEPGTKRKGLGEGVPSSQRGPRRLSAEGGDKALHKMGPGGGKAKALGGAGSGSKGSAGGGSKRRLSSEDSSLEPDLAEMSLDDSSLALGAEASTFGGFPESPPPCPLHGGSRGPSTFLPEPPDTYEEDGGVYFSEGPEPPTASAGPPGLLPGDVCTRDDLPSTDESGSGLPKTKEAAPAVGEEDDDYQAYYLNAQDGAGGEEEKAEGGAGEEHDLFAGLKPLEQESRMEVLFACAEALHAHGYSSEASRLTVELAQDLLANPPDLKVEPPPAKGKKNKVSTSRQTWVATNTLSKAAFLLTVLSERPEHHNLAFRVGMFALELQRPPASTKALEVKLAYQESEVAALLKKIPLGPSEMSTMRCRAEELREGTLCDYRPVLPLMLASFIFDVLCAPGSRPPSRNWNSETPGDEELGFEAAVAALGMKTTVSEAEHPLLCEGTRREKGDLALALMITYKDDQAKLKKILDKLLDRESQTHKPQTLSSFYSSSRPTTASQRSPSKHGGPSAPGALQPLTSGSAGPAQPGSVAGAGPGPTEGFTEKNVPESSPHSPCEGLPSEAALIPRPEGKVPSRLALGSRGGYNGRGWGSPGRPKKKHTGMASIDSSAPETTSDSSPTLSRRPLRGGWAPTSWGRGQDSDSISSSSSDSLGSSSSSGSRRASASGGARAKTVEVGRYKGRRPESHAPHVPNQPSEAAAHFYFELAKTVLIKAGGNSSTSIFTHPSSSGGHQGPHRNLHLCAFEIGLYALGLHNFVSPNWLSRTYSSHVSWITGQAMEIGSAALTILVECWDGHLTPPEVASLADRASRARDSNMVRAAAELALSCLPHAHALNPNEIQRALVQCKEQDNLMLEKACMAVEEAAKGGGVYPEVLFEVAHQWFWLYEQTAGGSSTAREGATSCSASGIRAAGEAGRGMPEGRGGPGTEPVTVAAAAVTAAATVVPVISVGSSLYPGPGLGHGHSPGLHPYTALQPHLPCSPQYLTHPAHPAHPMPHMPRPAVFPVPSSAYPQGVHPAFLGAQYPYSVTPPSLAATAVSFPVPSMAPITVHPYHTEPGLPLPTSVALSSVHPASTFPAIQGASLPALTTQPSPLVSGGFPPPEEETHSQPVSPHSLHHLHAAYRVGMLALEMLGRRAHNDHPNNFSRSPPYTDDVKWLLGLAAKLGVNYVHQFCVGAAKGVLSPFVLQEIVMETLQRLSPAHAHNHLRAPAFHQLVQRCQQAYMQYIHHRLIHLTPADYDDFVNAIRSARSAFCLTPMGMMQFNDILQNLKRSKQTKELWQRVSLEMATFSP; from the exons ATGGAGCTGATGTTTGCGGAATGGGAGGACGGAGAGCGCTTCTCATTCGAGGATTCGGACCGTTTTGAGGAGGATTCGCTCTGTTCCTTCATCTCCGAGGCCGAGAGCCTCTGCCAGAACTGGCGGGGATGGCGCAAACAGTCAGCGGGGCCCAATTCCCCCACTGGCGGCGGTGGCGGAGGTGGCAGTGGCGGTACCAGAATGCGAG ATGGACTGGTGATTCCACTGGTGGAGCTGTCAGCAAAGCAGGTGGCATTTCACATCCCATTTGAAGTGGTGGAGAAAGTTTACCCACCGGTGCCTGAGCAGCTACAGCTCCGAATTGCTTTTTGGAGCTTCCCTGAGAATGAAGAGGACATTCG GCTGTATTCATGCCTGGCCAATGGCAGCGCAGATGAGTTTCAGCGAGGGGATCAGCTCTTCCGCATGAGGGCTGTGAAGGACCCATTGCAGATAG GGTTCCACCTGAGTGCTACAGTGGTGCCACCTCAGATGGTCCCTCCCAAAGGGGCCTACAACGTGGCTGTGATGTTTGACCGCTGCCGGGTCACTTCCTGCAGCTGTACCTGTGGGGCTGGGGCCAAATGGTGCACCCACGTCGTGGCACTCTGTCTCTTCCGCATCCACAAC GCTTCTGCAGTCTGCCTGCGAGCCCCAGTCTCAGAGTCCCTGTCCCGGCTACAGAGGGACCAGCTGCAGAAGTTTGCTCAGTACCTCATCAGTGAGCTCCCTCAGCAG atcCTCCCCACAGCTCAGCGTCTCCTGGACGAACTCCTGTCTTCCCAGTCAACAGCCATCAATACAGTGTGTGGAGCTCCGG ACCCCACAGCAGGGCCCTCAGCATCGGACCAGAGTACTTGGTATCTAGATGAATCAACACTCACTGACAACATAAAGAAGACACTGCACAAGTTCTGTGGCCCCTCCCCTGTGGTCTTCAG TGATGTGAACTCCATGTATCTGTCTTCCACGGAGCCGCCAGCCGCTGCCGAATGGGCATGTCTGCTGCGCCCTCTGAGGGGCCGTGAGCCAGAGGGCGTCTGGAACCTGCTAAGCATCGTGCGGGAGATGTTCAAGCGGAGGGACAGCAATGCTGCCCCCTTGTTGGAAATCCTCACTGACCAGTGCCTCACCTATGAGCAG ATAACAGGTTGGTGGTATAGCGTACGTACCTCAGCCTCACACAGCAGTGCCAGTGGGCACACGGGCCGTAGCAACGGGCAGTCAGAGGTGGCAGCCCATGCCTGTGCCAGCATGTGTGACGAGATGGTCACACTGTGGAGGCTGGCCGTGCTGGACCCTGCACTCAGCCCCCAGCG GCGCCGGGAACTGTGTATGCAGCTGCGGCAGTGGCAACTGAAGGTGATTGAGAACGTCAAGCGGGGCCAACACAAGAAGACGCTGGAGCGGCTCTTCCCTGGCTTCCGGCCAGCGGTGGAGGCCTGCTACTTCAACTGGGAAGAAGCCTACCCACTTCCTGGTGTCACCTACAGCGGCACTGACAGGAAGctggcactgtgctgggcccGGGCCCTGCCCTCTCGGCCAGGTGCCTCCCGCTCTGGGGGCCTGGAGGAATCCCGGGACCGGCCCCGACCCCTTCCTGCTGAGCCAGCTGTGCGGCCCAAGGAGCCTGGGACCAAGCGAAAGGGCTTGGGTGAGGGGGTCCCCTCATCACAGCGGGGTCCCCGCCGCCTCTCAGCTGAAGGGGGAGATAAAGCTCTGCATAAGATGGGTCCAGGTGGGGGCAAAGCCAAGGCACTGGGTGGGGCTGGCAGTGGGAGCAAGGGCTCAGCAGGTGGTGGGAGCAAGCGACGGCTGAGCAGTGAAGACAGCTCCCTGGAGCCTGACCTGGCTGAGatgagcctggatgacagcagcCTGGCCCTGGGCGCAGAGGCCAGCACCTTCGGGGGATTCCCTGAGAGCCCTCCACCCTGTCCTCTTCACGGTGGCTCCCGAGGCCCTTCCACTTTCCTTCCTGAGCCCCCAGATACTTATGAAGAAGATGGTGGTGTGTACTTCTCGGAAGGGCCTGAGCCTCCCACAGCTTCTGCCGGCCCCCCCGGCCTACTGCCTGGGGATGTCTGTACCCGGGACGACCTCCCTTCTACAGATGAGAGTGGCAGTGGGCTTCCCAAAACCAAAGAGGCAGCCCCTGCAGTTGGAGAGGAGGATGACGACTACCAGGCGTACTATCTGAATGCCCAGGATGGGGCTGGGGGCGAGGAAGAGAAGGCCGAGGGCGGGGCTGGGGAGGAGCACGACCTGTTTGCTGGGCTGAAGCCGCTGGAACAGGAGAGCCGCATGGAG GTACTGTTTGCCTGTGCTGAGGCCCTGCATGCACATGGCTACAGCAGTGAGGCCTCCCGTCTCACCGTGGAGCTTGCCCAGGATCTGCTAGCCAACCCACCCGACCTCAAGGTAGAGCCGCCCCCTGCCAAG GGCAAGAAAAACAAGGTATCCACGAGCCGTCAGACCTGGGTGGCTACCAACACCCTGAGCAAGGCAGCTTTCCTGTTGACAGTGCTAAGTGAGCGTCCAGAGCACCACAACCTGGCCTTCCGAGTTGGCATGTTTGCCTTGGAGCTGCAGAGGCCTCCAGCTTCTACCAAGGCCTTGGAG GTGAAGCTGGCAtaccaggagtctgaggtggctGCCTTGCTCAAGAAGATCCCTCTGGGTCCGAGCGAGATGAGTACCATGCGGTGCCGGGCAGAGGAGCTTCGGGAGGGGACGCTCTGTGACTATCGGCCTGTGTTGCCTCTCATGTTGGCCAGTTTCATCTTTGACGTTCTCTGTGCTCCAG GTTCCCGGCCCCCAAGTCGCAACTGGAACAGCGAGACACCTGGGGatgaggagctgggatttgaagcaGCAGTTGCTGCCTTGG GCATGAAGACAACAGTGAGCGAGGCAGAACATCCCCTCTTATGTGAAGGTACACGTCGGGAGAAGGGTGACCTGGCATTAGCACTAATGATCACTTACAAGGACGACCAGGCCAAGCTTAAGAAG ATCTTAGACAAACTCTTGGACCGAGAGAGCCAGACACATAAGCCACAGACGCTGAGTTCTTTCTACTCATCTAGCCGCCCAACCACAGCCAGCCAGAGGTCTCCTTCAAAGCACGGGGGCCCATCTGCCCCAGGGGCCCTGCAACCACTGACCTCAGGCTCTGCAGGGCCTGCTCAACCAGGGAGTGTGGCAGGGGCTGGGCCAGGCCCCACTGAGGGCTTCACAGAGAAGAATGTGCCTG AGAGTTCCCCACATTCCCCCTGTGAGGGTCTTCCATCTGAGGCAGCTTTGATCCCCAGGCCAGAAGGGAAAGTTCCTAGCCGCTTGGCACTTGGCAGTCGTGGAGGCTATAATGGACGGGGATGGGGGTCTCCAGGACGGCCTAAGAAGAAGCACACAG GCATGGCCAGCATTGACAGCAGTGCCCCTGAAACAACATCGGATAGCTCCCCAACCTTAAGCCGGAGACCACTTCGAGGGGGCTGGgcccccacctcctggggtcGAGGTCAGGACAGTGACAGCATTAGCAGCTCTTCTTCGGACTCCCTGGGCTCCTCATCCTCCAGTGGAAGTCGCCGGGCCAGTGCCAGTGGAGGAGCCCGGGCAAAGACCGTTGAAGTTGGCAG GTACAAGGGCCGCCGCCCCGAGAGTCATGCCCCCCATGTACCCAATCAGCCATCAGAGGCAGCTGCACACTTCTACTTCGAGCTGGCGAAGACAGTGCTGATCAAGGCAGGGGGCAACAGCAGCACTTCCATTTTCACACATCCATCTTCCTCAGGGGGCCACCAGGGTCCTCACCGCAACCTGCACCTTTGCGCCTTCGAGATTGGGCTTTATGCCCTTGGCCTGCACAACTTTGTTTCTCCCAACTGGCTCTCACGTACTTATTCTTCTCACGTTTCCTGGATTACAG GCCAGGCCATGGAGATAGGCAGCGCAGCCCTGACTATACTGGTAGAATGCTGGGATGGGCACCTGACACCTCCTGAGGTTGCATCCCTGGCTGACAGGGCATCACGGGCAAGAGACTCCAATATGGTGAGGGCAGCAGCAGAGCTGGCCCTGAGCTGCCTGCCTCATGCCCATGCATTGAACCCTAATGAGATCCAGCGGGCCCTGGTGCAGTGCAAGGAACAG GACAACCTGATGTTGGAGAAGGCCTGCATGGCAGTGGAAGAGGCAGCTAAGGGTGGGGGCGTGTACCCTGAAGTGTTGTTTGAGGTTGCTCACCAGTGGTTCTGGCTATATGAGCAAACTGCAGGTGGCTCATCCACAGCCCGTGAAGGGGCTACAAGCTGTAGTGCCAGTGGGATCAGGGCAGCTGGGGAGGCTGGGCGGGGTATGCCTGAGGGTAGAGGGGGCCCAGGGACCGAGCCGGTTACAGTGGCGGCGGCAGCAGTGACAGCAGCAGCCACAGTGGTGCCCGTCATCTCGGTGGGGTCTAGTTTGTACCCGGGTCCAGGACTGGGGCATGGCCACTCCCCTGGCCTGCACCCCTACACTGCTCTACAGCCCCACTTGCCCTGTAGCCCTCAGTACCTCACTCACCCAGCTCACCCCGCCCACCCCATGCCTCACATGCCCCGGCCTGCCGTCTTCCCTGTGCCCAGCTCTGCATACCCACAG GGTGTGCATCCTGCATTCCTGGGGGCTCAGTACCCTTATTCAGTGACTCCTCCCTCACTTGCTGCCACTGCTGTGTCTTTCCCCGTCCCTTCCATGGCACCCATCACAGTACATCCCTACCACACAGAGCCAGGGCTTCCACTGCCCACCAGTGTGGCCT TGAGCAGTGTCCATCCAGCATCCACATTTCCAGCCATCCAGGGTGCCTCACTGCCTGCCCTGACCACACAGCCCAGCCCTCTGGTGAGCGGAGGTTTTCCACCACCCGAGGAGGAGACGCACAGCCAGCCAGTCAGTCCCCACAGCCTGCACCACCTGCATGCTGCCTACCGTGTCG GAATGCTGGCACTGGAGATGCTGGGTCGCCGGGCACACAACGATCACCCCAACAACTTCTCCCGCTCCCCCCCCTACACTGATGATGTCAAATGGTTGCTGGGGCTGGCAGCAAAGCTGG gaGTGAACTACGTGCACCAGTTCTGTGTGGGGGCAGCCAAGGGGGTGCTGAGCCCGTTTGTGCTGCAGGAGATCGTCATGGAGACGCTGCAGCGGCTGAGTCCCGCTCATGCCCACAACCACCTGCGTGCCCCGGCCTTCCACCAACTGGTGCAGCGCTGCCAGCAGGCATACATGCAG TACATCCACCACCGCTTGATTCACCTGACTCCTGCGGACTACGACGACTTTGTGAATGCGATCCGGAGCGCCCGCAGCGCCTTCTGCCTGACGCCCATGGGCATGATGCAGTTCAACGACATCCTACAGAACCTCAAGCGCAGCAAACAGACCAAGGAGCTGTGGCAGCGGGTCTCACTcgagatggccaccttctccccCTGA
- the ZSWIM8 gene encoding zinc finger SWIM domain-containing protein 8 isoform X6: protein MELMFAEWEDGERFSFEDSDRFEEDSLCSFISEAESLCQNWRGWRKQSAGPNSPTGGGGGGGSGGTRMRDGLVIPLVELSAKQVAFHIPFEVVEKVYPPVPEQLQLRIAFWSFPENEEDIRLYSCLANGSADEFQRGDQLFRMRAVKDPLQIGFHLSATVVPPQMVPPKGAYNVAVMFDRCRVTSCSCTCGAGAKWCTHVVALCLFRIHNASAVCLRAPVSESLSRLQRDQLQKFAQYLISELPQQILPTAQRLLDELLSSQSTAINTVCGAPDPTAGPSASDQSTWYLDESTLTDNIKKTLHKFCGPSPVVFSDVNSMYLSSTEPPAAAEWACLLRPLRGREPEGVWNLLSIVREMFKRRDSNAAPLLEILTDQCLTYEQITGWWYSVRTSASHSSASGHTGRSNGQSEVAAHACASMCDEMVTLWRLAVLDPALSPQRRRELCMQLRQWQLKVIENVKRGQHKKTLERLFPGFRPAVEACYFNWEEAYPLPGVTYSGTDRKLALCWARALPSRPGASRSGGLEESRDRPRPLPAEPAVRPKEPGTKRKGLGEGVPSSQRGPRRLSAEGGDKALHKMGPGGGKAKALGGAGSGSKGSAGGGSKRRLSSEDSSLEPDLAEMSLDDSSLALGAEASTFGGFPESPPPCPLHGGSRGPSTFLPEPPDTYEEDGGVYFSEGPEPPTASAGPPGLLPGDVCTRDDLPSTDESGSGLPKTKEAAPAVGEEDDDYQAYYLNAQDGAGGEEEKAEGGAGEEHDLFAGLKPLEQESRMEVLFACAEALHAHGYSSEASRLTVELAQDLLANPPDLKVEPPPAKGKKNKVSTSRQTWVATNTLSKAAFLLTVLSERPEHHNLAFRVGMFALELQRPPASTKALEVKLAYQESEVAALLKKIPLGPSEMSTMRCRAEELREGTLCDYRPVLPLMLASFIFDVLCAPGSRPPSRNWNSETPGDEELGFEAAVAALGMKTTVSEAEHPLLCEGTRREKGDLALALMITYKDDQAKLKKILDKLLDRESQTHKPQTLSSFYSSSRPTTASQRSPSKHGGPSAPGALQPLTSGSAGPAQPGSVAGAGPGPTEGFTEKNVPESSPHSPCEGLPSEAALIPRPEGKVPSRLALGSRGGYNGRGWGSPGRPKKKHTGMASIDSSAPETTSDSSPTLSRRPLRGGWAPTSWGRGQDSDSISSSSSDSLGSSSSSGSRRASASGGARAKTVEVGRYKGRRPESHAPHVPNQPSEAAAHFYFELAKTVLIKAGGNSSTSIFTHPSSSGGHQGPHRNLHLCAFEIGLYALGLHNFVSPNWLSRTYSSHVSWITGQAMEIGSAALTILVECWDGHLTPPEVASLADRASRARDSNMVRAAAELALSCLPHAHALNPNEIQRALVQCKEQDNLMLEKACMAVEEAAKGGGVYPEVLFEVAHQWFWLYEQTAGGSSTAREGATSCSASGIRAAGEAGRGMPEGRGGPGTEPVTVAAAAVTAAATVVPVISVGSSLYPGPGLGHGHSPGLHPYTALQPHLPCSPQYLTHPAHPAHPMPHMPRPAVFPVPSSAYPQGVHPAFLGAQYPYSVTPPSLAATAVSFPVPSMAPITVHPYHTEPGLPLPTSVACELWGQGTVSSVHPASTFPAIQGASLPALTTQPSPLVSGGFPPPEEETHSQPVSPHSLHHLHAAYRVGMLALEMLGRRAHNDHPNNFSRSPPYTDDVKWLLGLAAKLGVNYVHQFCVGAAKGVLSPFVLQEIVMETLQRLSPAHAHNHLRAPAFHQLVQRCQQAYMQYIHHRLIHLTPADYDDFVNAIRSARSAFCLTPMGMMQFNDILQNLKRSKQTKELWQRVSLEMATFSP from the exons ATGGAGCTGATGTTTGCGGAATGGGAGGACGGAGAGCGCTTCTCATTCGAGGATTCGGACCGTTTTGAGGAGGATTCGCTCTGTTCCTTCATCTCCGAGGCCGAGAGCCTCTGCCAGAACTGGCGGGGATGGCGCAAACAGTCAGCGGGGCCCAATTCCCCCACTGGCGGCGGTGGCGGAGGTGGCAGTGGCGGTACCAGAATGCGAG ATGGACTGGTGATTCCACTGGTGGAGCTGTCAGCAAAGCAGGTGGCATTTCACATCCCATTTGAAGTGGTGGAGAAAGTTTACCCACCGGTGCCTGAGCAGCTACAGCTCCGAATTGCTTTTTGGAGCTTCCCTGAGAATGAAGAGGACATTCG GCTGTATTCATGCCTGGCCAATGGCAGCGCAGATGAGTTTCAGCGAGGGGATCAGCTCTTCCGCATGAGGGCTGTGAAGGACCCATTGCAGATAG GGTTCCACCTGAGTGCTACAGTGGTGCCACCTCAGATGGTCCCTCCCAAAGGGGCCTACAACGTGGCTGTGATGTTTGACCGCTGCCGGGTCACTTCCTGCAGCTGTACCTGTGGGGCTGGGGCCAAATGGTGCACCCACGTCGTGGCACTCTGTCTCTTCCGCATCCACAAC GCTTCTGCAGTCTGCCTGCGAGCCCCAGTCTCAGAGTCCCTGTCCCGGCTACAGAGGGACCAGCTGCAGAAGTTTGCTCAGTACCTCATCAGTGAGCTCCCTCAGCAG atcCTCCCCACAGCTCAGCGTCTCCTGGACGAACTCCTGTCTTCCCAGTCAACAGCCATCAATACAGTGTGTGGAGCTCCGG ACCCCACAGCAGGGCCCTCAGCATCGGACCAGAGTACTTGGTATCTAGATGAATCAACACTCACTGACAACATAAAGAAGACACTGCACAAGTTCTGTGGCCCCTCCCCTGTGGTCTTCAG TGATGTGAACTCCATGTATCTGTCTTCCACGGAGCCGCCAGCCGCTGCCGAATGGGCATGTCTGCTGCGCCCTCTGAGGGGCCGTGAGCCAGAGGGCGTCTGGAACCTGCTAAGCATCGTGCGGGAGATGTTCAAGCGGAGGGACAGCAATGCTGCCCCCTTGTTGGAAATCCTCACTGACCAGTGCCTCACCTATGAGCAG ATAACAGGTTGGTGGTATAGCGTACGTACCTCAGCCTCACACAGCAGTGCCAGTGGGCACACGGGCCGTAGCAACGGGCAGTCAGAGGTGGCAGCCCATGCCTGTGCCAGCATGTGTGACGAGATGGTCACACTGTGGAGGCTGGCCGTGCTGGACCCTGCACTCAGCCCCCAGCG GCGCCGGGAACTGTGTATGCAGCTGCGGCAGTGGCAACTGAAGGTGATTGAGAACGTCAAGCGGGGCCAACACAAGAAGACGCTGGAGCGGCTCTTCCCTGGCTTCCGGCCAGCGGTGGAGGCCTGCTACTTCAACTGGGAAGAAGCCTACCCACTTCCTGGTGTCACCTACAGCGGCACTGACAGGAAGctggcactgtgctgggcccGGGCCCTGCCCTCTCGGCCAGGTGCCTCCCGCTCTGGGGGCCTGGAGGAATCCCGGGACCGGCCCCGACCCCTTCCTGCTGAGCCAGCTGTGCGGCCCAAGGAGCCTGGGACCAAGCGAAAGGGCTTGGGTGAGGGGGTCCCCTCATCACAGCGGGGTCCCCGCCGCCTCTCAGCTGAAGGGGGAGATAAAGCTCTGCATAAGATGGGTCCAGGTGGGGGCAAAGCCAAGGCACTGGGTGGGGCTGGCAGTGGGAGCAAGGGCTCAGCAGGTGGTGGGAGCAAGCGACGGCTGAGCAGTGAAGACAGCTCCCTGGAGCCTGACCTGGCTGAGatgagcctggatgacagcagcCTGGCCCTGGGCGCAGAGGCCAGCACCTTCGGGGGATTCCCTGAGAGCCCTCCACCCTGTCCTCTTCACGGTGGCTCCCGAGGCCCTTCCACTTTCCTTCCTGAGCCCCCAGATACTTATGAAGAAGATGGTGGTGTGTACTTCTCGGAAGGGCCTGAGCCTCCCACAGCTTCTGCCGGCCCCCCCGGCCTACTGCCTGGGGATGTCTGTACCCGGGACGACCTCCCTTCTACAGATGAGAGTGGCAGTGGGCTTCCCAAAACCAAAGAGGCAGCCCCTGCAGTTGGAGAGGAGGATGACGACTACCAGGCGTACTATCTGAATGCCCAGGATGGGGCTGGGGGCGAGGAAGAGAAGGCCGAGGGCGGGGCTGGGGAGGAGCACGACCTGTTTGCTGGGCTGAAGCCGCTGGAACAGGAGAGCCGCATGGAG GTACTGTTTGCCTGTGCTGAGGCCCTGCATGCACATGGCTACAGCAGTGAGGCCTCCCGTCTCACCGTGGAGCTTGCCCAGGATCTGCTAGCCAACCCACCCGACCTCAAGGTAGAGCCGCCCCCTGCCAAG GGCAAGAAAAACAAGGTATCCACGAGCCGTCAGACCTGGGTGGCTACCAACACCCTGAGCAAGGCAGCTTTCCTGTTGACAGTGCTAAGTGAGCGTCCAGAGCACCACAACCTGGCCTTCCGAGTTGGCATGTTTGCCTTGGAGCTGCAGAGGCCTCCAGCTTCTACCAAGGCCTTGGAG GTGAAGCTGGCAtaccaggagtctgaggtggctGCCTTGCTCAAGAAGATCCCTCTGGGTCCGAGCGAGATGAGTACCATGCGGTGCCGGGCAGAGGAGCTTCGGGAGGGGACGCTCTGTGACTATCGGCCTGTGTTGCCTCTCATGTTGGCCAGTTTCATCTTTGACGTTCTCTGTGCTCCAG GTTCCCGGCCCCCAAGTCGCAACTGGAACAGCGAGACACCTGGGGatgaggagctgggatttgaagcaGCAGTTGCTGCCTTGG GCATGAAGACAACAGTGAGCGAGGCAGAACATCCCCTCTTATGTGAAGGTACACGTCGGGAGAAGGGTGACCTGGCATTAGCACTAATGATCACTTACAAGGACGACCAGGCCAAGCTTAAGAAG ATCTTAGACAAACTCTTGGACCGAGAGAGCCAGACACATAAGCCACAGACGCTGAGTTCTTTCTACTCATCTAGCCGCCCAACCACAGCCAGCCAGAGGTCTCCTTCAAAGCACGGGGGCCCATCTGCCCCAGGGGCCCTGCAACCACTGACCTCAGGCTCTGCAGGGCCTGCTCAACCAGGGAGTGTGGCAGGGGCTGGGCCAGGCCCCACTGAGGGCTTCACAGAGAAGAATGTGCCTG AGAGTTCCCCACATTCCCCCTGTGAGGGTCTTCCATCTGAGGCAGCTTTGATCCCCAGGCCAGAAGGGAAAGTTCCTAGCCGCTTGGCACTTGGCAGTCGTGGAGGCTATAATGGACGGGGATGGGGGTCTCCAGGACGGCCTAAGAAGAAGCACACAG GCATGGCCAGCATTGACAGCAGTGCCCCTGAAACAACATCGGATAGCTCCCCAACCTTAAGCCGGAGACCACTTCGAGGGGGCTGGgcccccacctcctggggtcGAGGTCAGGACAGTGACAGCATTAGCAGCTCTTCTTCGGACTCCCTGGGCTCCTCATCCTCCAGTGGAAGTCGCCGGGCCAGTGCCAGTGGAGGAGCCCGGGCAAAGACCGTTGAAGTTGGCAG GTACAAGGGCCGCCGCCCCGAGAGTCATGCCCCCCATGTACCCAATCAGCCATCAGAGGCAGCTGCACACTTCTACTTCGAGCTGGCGAAGACAGTGCTGATCAAGGCAGGGGGCAACAGCAGCACTTCCATTTTCACACATCCATCTTCCTCAGGGGGCCACCAGGGTCCTCACCGCAACCTGCACCTTTGCGCCTTCGAGATTGGGCTTTATGCCCTTGGCCTGCACAACTTTGTTTCTCCCAACTGGCTCTCACGTACTTATTCTTCTCACGTTTCCTGGATTACAG GCCAGGCCATGGAGATAGGCAGCGCAGCCCTGACTATACTGGTAGAATGCTGGGATGGGCACCTGACACCTCCTGAGGTTGCATCCCTGGCTGACAGGGCATCACGGGCAAGAGACTCCAATATGGTGAGGGCAGCAGCAGAGCTGGCCCTGAGCTGCCTGCCTCATGCCCATGCATTGAACCCTAATGAGATCCAGCGGGCCCTGGTGCAGTGCAAGGAACAG GACAACCTGATGTTGGAGAAGGCCTGCATGGCAGTGGAAGAGGCAGCTAAGGGTGGGGGCGTGTACCCTGAAGTGTTGTTTGAGGTTGCTCACCAGTGGTTCTGGCTATATGAGCAAACTGCAGGTGGCTCATCCACAGCCCGTGAAGGGGCTACAAGCTGTAGTGCCAGTGGGATCAGGGCAGCTGGGGAGGCTGGGCGGGGTATGCCTGAGGGTAGAGGGGGCCCAGGGACCGAGCCGGTTACAGTGGCGGCGGCAGCAGTGACAGCAGCAGCCACAGTGGTGCCCGTCATCTCGGTGGGGTCTAGTTTGTACCCGGGTCCAGGACTGGGGCATGGCCACTCCCCTGGCCTGCACCCCTACACTGCTCTACAGCCCCACTTGCCCTGTAGCCCTCAGTACCTCACTCACCCAGCTCACCCCGCCCACCCCATGCCTCACATGCCCCGGCCTGCCGTCTTCCCTGTGCCCAGCTCTGCATACCCACAG GGTGTGCATCCTGCATTCCTGGGGGCTCAGTACCCTTATTCAGTGACTCCTCCCTCACTTGCTGCCACTGCTGTGTCTTTCCCCGTCCCTTCCATGGCACCCATCACAGTACATCCCTACCACACAGAGCCAGGGCTTCCACTGCCCACCAGTGTGGCCTGTGAGTTGTGGGGCCAGGGAACAG TGAGCAGTGTCCATCCAGCATCCACATTTCCAGCCATCCAGGGTGCCTCACTGCCTGCCCTGACCACACAGCCCAGCCCTCTGGTGAGCGGAGGTTTTCCACCACCCGAGGAGGAGACGCACAGCCAGCCAGTCAGTCCCCACAGCCTGCACCACCTGCATGCTGCCTACCGTGTCG GAATGCTGGCACTGGAGATGCTGGGTCGCCGGGCACACAACGATCACCCCAACAACTTCTCCCGCTCCCCCCCCTACACTGATGATGTCAAATGGTTGCTGGGGCTGGCAGCAAAGCTGG gaGTGAACTACGTGCACCAGTTCTGTGTGGGGGCAGCCAAGGGGGTGCTGAGCCCGTTTGTGCTGCAGGAGATCGTCATGGAGACGCTGCAGCGGCTGAGTCCCGCTCATGCCCACAACCACCTGCGTGCCCCGGCCTTCCACCAACTGGTGCAGCGCTGCCAGCAGGCATACATGCAG TACATCCACCACCGCTTGATTCACCTGACTCCTGCGGACTACGACGACTTTGTGAATGCGATCCGGAGCGCCCGCAGCGCCTTCTGCCTGACGCCCATGGGCATGATGCAGTTCAACGACATCCTACAGAACCTCAAGCGCAGCAAACAGACCAAGGAGCTGTGGCAGCGGGTCTCACTcgagatggccaccttctccccCTGA